A window of the Sporosarcina sp. FSL K6-2383 genome harbors these coding sequences:
- a CDS encoding S66 peptidase family protein — MFQYLQPGDQIGIFSPSAPATVTAQLRFERSKRFLASKGFEIVEGNLTGKIDTYRAGTPKERAAELNELLRNPAIKLIMSTIGGTNSNSILPYIDYEAFKANPKIVVGYSDATAVLLSLYAKTGIPTFYGPALIPSFGEFEPLVEDTYRYFENIFMTSQSLPYEIPMPSFWSDEAVNWETKTKEKMLYKNEWITVMDGRAEGRLIGGNLNAMYGMLSSPYMPEIQQGDILLIEDCAKDTAIIEKNFAMLKLSGILDKVGGIILGKHECFDDLGTGRKPYEVLLEILDDVTIPVLAEFDACHTHPMHPMPIGRNVALDATNKKVYLTEKWI; from the coding sequence ATGTTTCAATACTTGCAACCAGGTGATCAAATAGGAATCTTTTCGCCATCGGCACCCGCGACAGTTACTGCACAGCTACGATTTGAGAGAAGTAAACGATTTTTAGCAAGTAAGGGATTTGAAATCGTAGAAGGAAATTTAACAGGAAAAATAGATACTTATCGTGCGGGCACGCCCAAAGAAAGAGCAGCAGAACTAAACGAATTACTACGAAATCCTGCTATTAAACTTATTATGTCTACAATTGGAGGTACAAATTCAAATAGTATATTGCCTTATATTGATTACGAAGCATTTAAAGCCAACCCTAAAATAGTCGTGGGTTATTCTGATGCAACCGCAGTATTATTGAGTTTATATGCCAAAACAGGGATTCCAACTTTTTATGGACCAGCTTTGATTCCGTCATTCGGTGAATTTGAACCACTTGTCGAGGATACCTATCGCTATTTTGAAAATATCTTTATGACATCGCAAAGTCTACCTTACGAAATTCCAATGCCCTCATTTTGGTCAGACGAGGCAGTGAATTGGGAAACGAAAACAAAGGAAAAAATGTTATATAAAAATGAATGGATTACTGTCATGGATGGTCGAGCGGAAGGAAGATTGATTGGCGGTAATTTGAATGCCATGTATGGCATGTTAAGTAGCCCATATATGCCTGAGATTCAACAAGGTGACATCCTGTTAATTGAGGACTGTGCTAAAGATACAGCTATTATCGAAAAAAACTTTGCCATGCTCAAATTGAGTGGTATTTTGGATAAAGTAGGCGGTATTATTTTAGGGAAACATGAATGCTTTGACGATTTAGGAACGGGTCGTAAGCCATATGAAGTGCTGTTAGAAATACTAGATGATGTGACCATTCCGGTGCTTGCGGAATTCGATGCATGTCATACACATCCTATGCATCCGATGCCAATCGGGCGCAATGTCGCATTGGATGCAACGAATAAGAAGGTGTATTTAACAGAAAAGTGGATTTGA
- a CDS encoding MepB family protein — MNINTSENPWTSSVAIHSDLLATKELIYNPCGFECSQPLIEAQNAEYGAYVYRVNTLSVRFRVAKITPTKVGQFVTLWERSEAGPIQPYDLSDSVDLFVISVREGDNFGQFVFPKALLCDHDIVSENGQGGKRAIRVYPSWDKPTSRQAQKTQDWQINYFLEIPTNRPIDCERVQKFYELKH, encoded by the coding sequence ATGAATATAAACACTTCAGAAAATCCTTGGACTTCCTCGGTCGCTATTCACAGTGACCTTCTTGCGACTAAGGAACTCATCTATAATCCTTGTGGGTTTGAGTGTTCTCAGCCACTAATAGAGGCACAAAACGCGGAATATGGGGCCTATGTCTATCGAGTGAATACCCTCTCCGTTAGATTTCGTGTTGCTAAAATTACGCCGACAAAGGTCGGGCAGTTCGTGACGTTATGGGAGAGAAGTGAGGCGGGACCAATCCAACCATATGATTTATCAGATTCAGTAGATTTATTCGTGATTAGTGTTCGTGAAGGCGATAATTTTGGTCAGTTCGTCTTTCCAAAAGCTTTGCTATGTGATCATGATATCGTCTCTGAAAATGGGCAAGGTGGCAAACGAGCTATCCGTGTCTATCCATCTTGGGACAAGCCGACGAGCCGCCAAGCTCAAAAAACACAGGACTGGCAGATAAACTATTTCTTGGAGATACCTACAAATAGACCGATAGATTGTGAGCGTGTTCAAAAGTTTTATGAGCTGAAACATTAG